In Ignavibacteriales bacterium, the sequence AGCTCTCTTGTATTATCGTGTACCATCAGATTCCAATCGCTTTCATATGGCGAATAATCATGGATTTGGCGCAATGTATAGTTTTTCTATGATTTTTCCTGCCGGCGACGCAACCCATGAAGCAAAAAATTTATCTTGTTTTGCAATACCGAATGGACCGATGAATGATATTATTTATTCGGCGTATAGCGTTGACACATCGCTCTATCTCATTACGCATAACACGCAGGCAGGGCCTCCTGGTTCACCTTCGAAGATACTCAGCATCGCGGGAGGCGGGAGTTATTTCACACGAACCCGGTTGGTTGGTAATTCCAATGGAACGCTCTATTTAGCATTTGGATTCTGGCAGCTTATTATGGGTCAGGAAATGATGCATTCAATGAAAGAAGGGACAGTGCTGTACAAATCAACGAATTCTGGAAGCACATGGGCATTTGCTGATACCTTAAGTCAATCGCTGAATACAATCAACGATCTTCAAATAACAAGTACCGGTACGTTAGTCCATACCAAAGTGGAAAACGCAAATATCTATATCAGATCCAGTCTCAATGGCTCGCAGTGGTCATCATTCTATCAAGTGAATCCAACAACAGGTACGGCGGCTAAAAAGGACGCTTTTTATTTTGGCATCTCTACGGCATTGGTCGACGACGCAAATATCGGTGTTGCATGGATTGATACATCAACCGGATACGACGAAATATTTTATCGAAAATTCGCTATACCGGCACCAGCGACTGTTGGTGTCTTGGAGAACGAAAGATCCACTCCGGATCAATTTGCACTCAATCAAAATTTTCCTAATCCGTTTAACCCGACGACCGTCATTAGTTATCAATTGCCCGAAGCCAGTCACGTCGCAATTAAAGTGTTCGATATGTTAGGACGCGAAGTGGCAACACTTGTGGATGGTGTGAAGAGCGCCGGACAACATACGGTAGAATTGAACGCATCCAAACTGCGGAGCGGTATTTATTTCTACCGTTTATCCGTCGTGCCTTCGGCACGACGAGACCTCGTTCCGACTGAAGGTCGGAACGGGCAAGCTGGCTCATTTATGGAAACAAAAAAACTTGTTTTGTTAAAATGATACCGTTGGGAATTTCATCCGAACCGGCTTTCTGGAGCATTGGACTGCCGGTTTTTGTTGTACTTGTCTTTCGTGTGAAAAATCGGTAAATAGCTATCGGTAATCATTTTTCTGTTCCGGAGGTGCATGCGCCTTCGGCGCAAATAGTCTGTTATCAACCCGGGAAAACATAGTTATTCATTTAATTCACTATTCTTTCAGTTTCTAAACTCATAATACCATGCCCGTTCAAATCATACTCGGTGCCCAATGGGGCGATGAAGGAAAAGGAAAAATTGTTGATCACTTGAGCGAAAATGTCGACATCGTCGCTCGCTATCAAGGTGGAGCGAATGCCGGGCACACCGTTGTCCTGCCGCCATCCAAGGGGAAACCGGAAAAGGAATATGTTCTTCATCTTATTCCATCCGGCATCTTCCATTCACATGTAACTTGTGTGATTGGAAACGGTGTCGTGCTTGACCCTGTGGCGCTCATGACTGAAATCAAACAGTTGAAAGACGCCGGCATTAAAATCGCCGGCCGGCTCCTTATCAGTCATAATGCCCATTTGATTATGCCGTACCATAAAATGCTTGATGCGGCACGTGAACGAGGCGAAGAAAAAATCGGTACGACCGGACGCGGCATCGGTCCAGCATACAATGACAAGTATATGCGCACCGGCATCCGCGTTGTGGACTTGCTGAACCGCGATGTGCTATGCAAAAAATTGAAACGCAATATTGAAGCGAACAACGAACTTCTCAACAAATTGTATCATTCGCAATCTCTCAATGTCGACGAGATCATCAATGAGTATCAGGAATTTGACAGGAAGTTGGACACCTATATTACCGACACTTCCGAATTTTTGAATAACGCTCTGAAACACAAAAAACAAATTCTTGCCGAAGGTGCGCAAGGCGCATTGCTGGATGTTGATCATGGAACGTATCCGTTCGTGACTTCTTCAAATCCAACAAGCGGCGGTGCCTGTACGGGACTTGGTATTCCACCGACTGCTATAAATTCCATTGTCGGAATTGTGAAAGCGTACAGCACGCGCGTTGGCAACGGTCCATTCCCGACAGAACTTGCAAATGATATTGGCGAGCGTTTGCGTAAAACCGGCGGAGAATTTGGCGCTACAACAGGCAGACCTCGGCGATGCGGATGGTTGGATGCGGTGAGTCTCAGGTATTCCATTCGTGTCAATGGCATTCAAAAAATAGCCATTACAAAGCTCGATGTCTTGGATGAGTTTAAAGAGATCAGAGTGTGCACCGATTTCAAAATTGGCGGAAAAAAGTTAATTCATTACCCGACAGATTCTCAGACGCTCGATGCGGTGGAACCTGTGTATCAAACATTTAAAGGATGGCAGGCAAAAACTTCAGCTATCCAGAGCTACGGAAAACTTCCGAAAGAGGCAAAACAGTATATCGAAGCTCTGAGCAAAATGCTCGATACAAAAATCTGGATGGTCTCCGTCGGTGCACGCCGCGACCAGACGCTCATCATTCGATAACAGCATTCATTCGATATGAAGACAGTATCGCTTATCAAATCTACTGCGACCGGCTCTGTTTCTCTCTCCGGCCGATTGAAGATTATTTTGATGGTGATTGCCTTTATCATTATTGCCGGTACCTTGTGGTACACACACAATCTTGTTCAGGCATTGAGCCAGAAGGAAAAAGAAGTCGCGGACATTTACGCGAAGTCGTATGTGTATATCGCAAATAATAAAACGGGAGAAGGCGACTATAATTTTCTCTTCAACGAAATTATCAACACAGTTGATTTCCCAGTCGTATTGACGGATCGGAACAATGAACCCGAACTTCCCTACGATAAAAACATTAAGAACATCTCGCTGAATTCTAATTTACCAGGTGAAGAACAACGTCAGTTCTTGAAAAATATCGCCGCTGATTTGGACCGCTCTCACGCCCCCATTAAAGTTACATATCAGGACACGATCATATTAAGTTATCTCCACTACGGTGAATCGACGCTCATAGTCCAGCTCCGCTGGCTTCCGTATGTTGAACTTGCCGTCGCTGCACTTTTTATTCTTATCGGTTACATCAGCTTCAGTTATATCAAGCGCAGCGAGCAAAGCAACATTTGGGTCGGGATGGCGAGAGAGACCGCACATCAACTGGGCACACCGATATCCAGTATGCTCGGCTGGGTAGAACTGTTGAAAGAACAATCCGAAGGCGACAAGAAAACGACGGAGACGCTACTGGATATGGAAAGCGATCTTCACCGCCTCCAGAAAATCGCGGACCGATTTTCAAAAATCGGATCCAAACCAGACTTGCATGAAGAGGACCTGAGCGAAGTCATTGGTAAAGTAACCGAATACTTCCAACGGCGTATTCCACAAACCGGCAAGAAAGTTCATCTTGTCATCGAATCGAGCAAAGCGGTTCGTGCACATATCAACCGAGAGTTATTCGAATGGGTACTTGAGAATCTTACCAAGAATGCGCTCGATGCCATTGAGAACGGCGAAGGAACGATCGCTTTTTCTCTATCAGAACATGGCAACCATGCATTCGTTGATATCTCCGATACCGGTAAAGGTATCACATCGAAACACCGGAACGATGTATTTCGCCCCGGCTTTTCGACAAAGAAGCGCGGGTGGGGCTTAGGATTAAGTTTATCAAAACGCATTATTGAAACATACCATAGCGGCAGGCTTTTCCTTAAAGAGAACAATGCAGGATTCAAAACTACATTCCGTATCAAATTGAACAAGTGAGAAATATATGAAGCGTCTCGGAATTTTTCTGATTATATCTCTATTCGCGTTTTCGTTTGTCCGGGCACAGATGCCCATAGAAGACGAACTGTACGCCTCCGTTCTTGGCATCGAAGGCAGAACACACATCGAACGCGGCGAGTTCATTAAGGCACAATTGCATAAGATGGGTGTTGGATATGTCTCGGCACCATTCCAAGATATTTCCCGCGTGAAGGGAGACACGGTGGTGATTGCAGGCGAGAATATTATTGTGCGCCTTGGGCAGGGAACCAAGCGTCTTGTTGTCGGCGCGCATTACGATGCGTTCACAGAATCACCCGGCGCGAACGATAATGGCAGCGGCGTTGCCGTCGTACTTGCTCTTATCCAGCACATGCAGAATATAGAATGGAATTACTCTGTTGATTTTTGTTTCTTTGATCAGGAAGAAACGAATGTGACGGGATCACGGTATTACGTCAATCAGTTTATCATGCCCAAAAAACATCTTGCAATGATCAATCTGGACGTTGAAGGCACAGGCGAGGAAGTGTATGTGGGACCGGTTGGAAGCGGCAATCGATTTTTGATGCGGTACGTGCATGAAGCGGAGCAAAAGACTGGATTTCCGCTGGTTGAGCATTCAGAATATCCCGGTTCAGATTATGAATCGTTCGCAAAATATAACCTTGAAAATATTTCCATTTCTATCGTGCCGAAAGGCGACGGAGATCGATTGAGCAAGTTCGTGCACAACGGTTATAAAGTAGATTCTCTCGACGCGCCTAAAGTTCTTGGCGTTATGCACACAGGAGACGACCGATCGAATCTTGTTGCTCCAGCATCTTTAAAAATGTCATACGAATTCACGAGAACTCTGCTCATGCTGTTGAATGGATCACGGAAGTAGGTCTAATAATATTGATAGCGGGACTTGTTGAGCGCTTGGTTAGGCGGCAATAATGATTTTTACTTTATTCGTATCCTCGTTCCGACAGAAAAACCATATTCAGGAATACCACTAGATTCTCCATATCGGCCATTAAAAAAAAGAAATTGATTGTTCGTTATTGGAAAATCAAATTGTCCGGCGAAAGCACTTTTATTATAAGGAAACGTATTAACTCCTAACCAGAGCCGAGTATACTCACTTGTATTCATACCGACTCCAATGCGGAAACATCCTTTACCTGAGAAAAAGGGAACTTGATCTAATACTGCTAGTTCGCCATAAGGACCGCCCTCCGCCCCAACTCGAATACCAGTTGTACCAAGTGAAAAATATTTGAAATCGAATGCAAGGTCTGGATAAGGGACAACGCCTGCCTTTCCGTTGATCGAAATAACTGAGGCACCGAGGCCAATTCTGAATGGTGTCTCAAATTTGTGTGTCACTTTTACTCCAGCATCAACAATGGAATTCGGATGAGCATGACCTGAGCAGTCATAAGTGGCATATTGTCCGCCTCCGATGCCACAAGCGTATTCATCGAATGAACTGTCAGCAGGTGAAACTCCGACAACGTATGGTGCCAGAATCAGAAAAGATAACATCGTAAGATTTTTCGGTTCCATGATGCTTCTGATTTTTTATTATTGTCGCCTAATCATATAAACACTCGACAGCGTGTTACTACTCCAATAATCCTATGTATTATATTTTTGTGCTAGAGGCGCATGTGCTTCCGGTTCATAATCCTGTACTAAAACTCTGCGCGCCCTGCCTATGTGCCGTAGGCACTAAGGCAGGCATGAATTTTGTAGTGCGCTCCTTGATAAACATTGTATCGTGTTATGCACGATTCATTCCTCTGGACAGGCCAAGCTTTCGTTGTTGGTTAGCTGGCACAAATCTCCAATCAGTGAAAATATTGCACGATGATATGGTTGATAAGATTTCTTTTTGCTTTTAAAGAATGATTTGCCATTTCATAAACATCGTCTTGTGACTTCGCAATATCTATGAGAGTACCTATTAATCCGCCGATAATTCCTCCAATGGTGGCTGAAGCCATAACTGCGACGAGTCCAAAAATAAATTTCGTCCCACTGGTGTTATCCCGTTTTGCTTCATACGAATTTGAATCATCTTTATTATTCAGAAGGAATTCAAGTATCATCCCTAATCCCATTATTCCTGCGCCAATTTCGGCTCCATGTAACATACGTTCATAAAGAAACGATTTACGATAAAATCGAATCGTAGAAATTGAGTTAATAGCAAACGCTGATAGAGAATCATTCCGGTTCATCAGTAGTGAATCATCACGAAGACAAAAGCTGTTAAATCCCTCATACTTCAAACCATTTTCTAATTCAATTTGCCACGTATTATTTTGAGCATGGAGTGTCAATAAAGGTGTTGTGATAAATAGAAAACAAAGAGCAATTCTGTAATGATGAAATGTTTTCATTGTTCATTCCAATCTGTGCCACTTAACAGACAGGCTCCCGATAAATCGGGATGCGGCACTGCTTTCCGCGCTGTTTTTCAAGTGGGATTGCGGAGAGCGCATGGTTACGTGCAATTGCCTTACCGCAACACAACTAGTTTCTTCGTCTCTATAAAAGATCCCATTTGTATACAATAAAAGTAAATTCCGCTCGACATATTTGCCGCATTCCATCGTCGTGTGTAGGTTCCTGCTGTTAACTTTTCGGAGACAATGGTTGACACTTCTCTTCCAATCAAATCAAATATTTTTAATGAAACAAACGAGTTAGATGGAAGACTAAAAGAAATGCTTGTCGAAGGATTAAATGGGTTCGGATAATTTTGTTGAAGTGCAAATTGAGCCGGAGCCAATTTAGTATTATCAACGCCTTGAGTCGTGATCATCTCCGATAGTGATCGGCGCCATATGCCGTAGCCAGAAGTCCCAGCGATACCGCCCTGAGTTCCGACAAAAAGATCCGCGCCGCTAACGATAAGAGCATAGACATCAGCGTTCGGCAAACCGGTATTGACCACTGGCCAACTTATGCCGTTGTTGGTGGAACGAAAGACACCGCCAGAAGTCCCAGCATTATGGCCCTGAGTCCCGACAAAAAGATCCGCGCCGCTGACGATAAGAGCATAGACATCAGCGTTCGGCAAACCGGTATTGACCTCTGTCCAACTTATGCCTTTGTTGGTGGAAAGAAAGACGCCGCCAGAAGTCCCAGCAAAGATATTCGTACCAGAGACGGCAAGAGCACGGACATCTGTGTTCGTTAAGCCAGTACTTGCGGGAGTCCAGTTGGTACCGTCGTTGGTAGAAAGAAAAATGCCGCCATTAGTTCCGGCAAAAAGATTTTTGTCGGAGACGGCAAGAGCACGGACATAAGTACCAGTCAAGCCGGTACTCGCTGCAGTCCAGCTTGTGCCGTTGTTGTTAGAAAGAAAGACGCCATCGCCATAAGTCCCGGCAAAGAGATTCGTATCGGAGACAGCAAGAGCATAGACATAGGGGTTCGTCACACCAGTACTCGCCTCAGTCCAGCTTGTACCATTGTCGGTAGAAAGAAAGACGCCGCCAGAAGTCCCGGCAAAGAGATTGGTGCCGGAGACAGCAAGAGACATGACATCAGTGTTCGTCAAGCCGGTACTCACCGCAGTCCAACTTGTGCCGTTGTTGGTAGAAAGAAAGATGCCGCTCCAAGTCCCGGCAAAGAGATTCGTACCGGAGATGGCAAAAGCGTTCACATTAGAATTCGCCAAACCGTTATTGACAGCAGACCAGTTTGTGCCGTTGTCGGTGGAAAGAAAGATGCCTTGCGCCCAAGTCCCCGCAAAGAGATTTGAGCCGGTGACGGTAAGAGCATAGATAGATGTGGCCGTCATGCCTGTATTGGCCTCTGTCCAACTTGCGCCGTTGTTGGTGGAAAGAAACACACCGCCCCAAGTCCCGGTAAAGAGATTCGTGCCAGAGACAGCAAGAGCGCGGACATCAGTGTTTGCTAAGCCGGTATTGACCTCTGTCCAGCTTGCGCCATTGTTGGTCGAAAGAAAAACGCCGCCCGTATAAGTCCCGGCAAAGAGATTCGTACCGGAGACGGCAAGACTAATGACACCATTGTTCGTCAAGCCGTCATTGACCGCAGTCCAGCTTGTGCCATTGTTGGTAGAAATAAAAACACCAGCGCCAGCAATTCCGACAAAGACATTCGTGCCTGAGACAGCAAGACTCATGGCTAAGGTGTTCGTTAAGCCGGTATTGACTTCTGTCCAGTTTGTGCCGTTGTTGGTAGAAAGAAAAACGCCGCCATTAGTTCCGGCAAAAAGATTTTTGTCGGAGACGGCAAGAGCATAGACATAAGTGTCCGGCAAACCGGTATTGACCTCTGTCCAGCTTGTGCCATTGTTGGTAGAAAGAAAGACACCATTGGCACCAAATGCATCGACAGCAGCGGCAAAAAGATTTGTGCCGGAGACGGTTAGAGCACTGATTTGCATGCTCGACGAACTAATATTGACCGAAGTCCAGTTTGTACCATTGTTGGTTGAAAGAAAGACCCCGCAGTAACCACCAGCATTAGTGCCGACAAAAATATTCGTGCCGGAGACGGTAAGAGCGCTGACATAAGAGGCCGTCAGGCCGGTATTGACCGCAGTCCAACTTGTGCCGTTGTTGGTAGAAAGAAAAAGTCCTCCGCCATTAGTTCCAGCAAAAAGATTCGAGCCTGAGAAGGCGAGGGCGGAAACGGAACCGCCGTAAGGTCCATTGGTTTGGTTCCATTGGGCATGCAATGGATTTGTGCTGGTGAAAAGGCAAAACACCACAAAGAGAAATTGGAAAGTGTTATTCATCTGTTTCCCCTTTCGTGAAATATTGAAGGGCAATTGCAACATGTGATTAGACAGACTTAGTCTGTTTTTTGTGCGTAATAGCGAGAAGGGCCAATGGAGTTCATTTGCCCTCCACAATGTCTTTTCTCTTTAAGGTTTTTAGAATTGAAGCCTCTTATCGTATCACCAACAGCCCCACGAGTGAAACAATTGTAAACAAAGTACGTGAGAGATTAATCAAACGCAACTCTGTCGAATCATCGGACACAAAAGATTCCCGAAGTTTTCCTATAGGTTCTCATGAGAAACTTCGGGAATCTGTTTCGGATAGATATATTCGATAGCTTGAAAACTCCCACTCTTCCGCCTTACAAACTAACTTCGCAAAGAAAGGATTCAAATGGATATAGCGAGAAAGATGAAGAAGATATTCGTCCGAATCAACATGCTTTATTTTGAATCTTCCCTCGAAAAGATGTCCCGTCCTTTCATATTGATTATTTATTGCCTTCGCATAAGAAATTCCAAAATATTTCATTCGAGTAGATATGTCAATTTCTTTGATGAATCGAACGAGAAAATGATAATGGTTCGGCATCAAACAGAAAGCATGTATTTCTGCAATAGCCAAAGGAAAAAATTTAAGGAATTGTCGCAGAAAGAAAAGATAGTTTTCACGTTCAAAGAAAATCTGCTCTTTGTTATTTCCACGATTGTAAATATGGTAGAATTCGTGTACGTCGGGACTTTCCTTTCTATATGGCATGTTTTCCCCTCCCTATGAAGAGAAATTTTGGAAAACTATTGCTGCATCGGCGGCTCTTGAGGAAGTGTTGGTTTCTTCTTCCCAAAAATTCCAAAGCCGATAAGTCCGCCAAGCATGGAAAAGATCGGATAGAGAATTAACGCGTAGACGAGAGAACGAAGGATTCCGCCGATGGTGCCTGCTTCTTTCAGCGACTGTTCAAATTGATCGCGCATATTGTCCAATGTGCCCTGCGGAACAGATCCGCGGTCTTCCAGCTTTTGTGTCAACTTCTCCATAAAGTTACGCATCATTTCCGTTTCTA encodes:
- a CDS encoding T9SS type A sorting domain-containing protein, which produces MKRLGTMFLFVILVSTGALSQNYQVTNIQGIQLLDPPVLDIQNNTARIIHNTNFWFYSFPASGPSAPIATSSAVHPRPIDSGPINVAMKSSGNNIVICYIISKSSPTPGWFVESVSSPDGGMTWTIPTQIEQIAPYEALSIPYDNIVLEKSAGMGGTALLYYRVPSDSNRFHMANNHGFGAMYSFSMIFPAGDATHEAKNLSCFAIPNGPMNDIIYSAYSVDTSLYLITHNTQAGPPGSPSKILSIAGGGSYFTRTRLVGNSNGTLYLAFGFWQLIMGQEMMHSMKEGTVLYKSTNSGSTWAFADTLSQSLNTINDLQITSTGTLVHTKVENANIYIRSSLNGSQWSSFYQVNPTTGTAAKKDAFYFGISTALVDDANIGVAWIDTSTGYDEIFYRKFAIPAPATVGVLENERSTPDQFALNQNFPNPFNPTTVISYQLPEASHVAIKVFDMLGREVATLVDGVKSAGQHTVELNASKLRSGIYFYRLSVVPSARRDLVPTEGRNGQAGSFMETKKLVLLK
- a CDS encoding adenylosuccinate synthase produces the protein MPVQIILGAQWGDEGKGKIVDHLSENVDIVARYQGGANAGHTVVLPPSKGKPEKEYVLHLIPSGIFHSHVTCVIGNGVVLDPVALMTEIKQLKDAGIKIAGRLLISHNAHLIMPYHKMLDAARERGEEKIGTTGRGIGPAYNDKYMRTGIRVVDLLNRDVLCKKLKRNIEANNELLNKLYHSQSLNVDEIINEYQEFDRKLDTYITDTSEFLNNALKHKKQILAEGAQGALLDVDHGTYPFVTSSNPTSGGACTGLGIPPTAINSIVGIVKAYSTRVGNGPFPTELANDIGERLRKTGGEFGATTGRPRRCGWLDAVSLRYSIRVNGIQKIAITKLDVLDEFKEIRVCTDFKIGGKKLIHYPTDSQTLDAVEPVYQTFKGWQAKTSAIQSYGKLPKEAKQYIEALSKMLDTKIWMVSVGARRDQTLIIR
- a CDS encoding HAMP domain-containing sensor histidine kinase, which gives rise to MKTVSLIKSTATGSVSLSGRLKIILMVIAFIIIAGTLWYTHNLVQALSQKEKEVADIYAKSYVYIANNKTGEGDYNFLFNEIINTVDFPVVLTDRNNEPELPYDKNIKNISLNSNLPGEEQRQFLKNIAADLDRSHAPIKVTYQDTIILSYLHYGESTLIVQLRWLPYVELAVAALFILIGYISFSYIKRSEQSNIWVGMARETAHQLGTPISSMLGWVELLKEQSEGDKKTTETLLDMESDLHRLQKIADRFSKIGSKPDLHEEDLSEVIGKVTEYFQRRIPQTGKKVHLVIESSKAVRAHINRELFEWVLENLTKNALDAIENGEGTIAFSLSEHGNHAFVDISDTGKGITSKHRNDVFRPGFSTKKRGWGLGLSLSKRIIETYHSGRLFLKENNAGFKTTFRIKLNK
- a CDS encoding M28 family peptidase; this translates as MKRLGIFLIISLFAFSFVRAQMPIEDELYASVLGIEGRTHIERGEFIKAQLHKMGVGYVSAPFQDISRVKGDTVVIAGENIIVRLGQGTKRLVVGAHYDAFTESPGANDNGSGVAVVLALIQHMQNIEWNYSVDFCFFDQEETNVTGSRYYVNQFIMPKKHLAMINLDVEGTGEEVYVGPVGSGNRFLMRYVHEAEQKTGFPLVEHSEYPGSDYESFAKYNLENISISIVPKGDGDRLSKFVHNGYKVDSLDAPKVLGVMHTGDDRSNLVAPASLKMSYEFTRTLLMLLNGSRK
- a CDS encoding T9SS type A sorting domain-containing protein; the encoded protein is MNNTFQFLFVVFCLFTSTNPLHAQWNQTNGPYGGSVSALAFSGSNLFAGTNGGGLFLSTNNGTSWTAVNTGLTASYVSALTVSGTNIFVGTNAGGYCGVFLSTNNGTNWTSVNISSSSMQISALTVSGTNLFAAAVDAFGANGVFLSTNNGTSWTEVNTGLPDTYVYALAVSDKNLFAGTNGGVFLSTNNGTNWTEVNTGLTNTLAMSLAVSGTNVFVGIAGAGVFISTNNGTSWTAVNDGLTNNGVISLAVSGTNLFAGTYTGGVFLSTNNGASWTEVNTGLANTDVRALAVSGTNLFTGTWGGVFLSTNNGASWTEANTGMTATSIYALTVTGSNLFAGTWAQGIFLSTDNGTNWSAVNNGLANSNVNAFAISGTNLFAGTWSGIFLSTNNGTSWTAVSTGLTNTDVMSLAVSGTNLFAGTSGGVFLSTDNGTSWTEASTGVTNPYVYALAVSDTNLFAGTYGDGVFLSNNNGTSWTAASTGLTGTYVRALAVSDKNLFAGTNGGIFLSTNDGTNWTPASTGLTNTDVRALAVSGTNIFAGTSGGVFLSTNKGISWTEVNTGLPNADVYALIVSGADLFVGTQGHNAGTSGGVFRSTNNGISWPVVNTGLPNADVYALIVSGADLFVGTQGGIAGTSGYGIWRRSLSEMITTQGVDNTKLAPAQFALQQNYPNPFNPSTSISFSLPSNSFVSLKIFDLIGREVSTIVSEKLTAGTYTRRWNAANMSSGIYFYCIQMGSFIETKKLVVLR